The genomic interval GTCAGTGGTTTTATTAATTGCAGGCGTGGGTGTTCTTTTTCTAGCAAAAAAAAATTTCCAACCAGTGGTTCGAGTTTACGGTGGCCGACGCCTGTTGATTAAGTAAAGTTTATGTTCACCGAAACTCACCCATTAACGTTCGAATGATAAAAAAATGAAACCAAAAGCAATCACATCATCAATCCGATTCATTGCACTCGGTTTCATCTTCATTGCCCTTGCAATCCTTTGGTGGATTTTTGCACTTCCCCAACAAGCACAGGATCAAGAACCAATTTTAAAGGGACATGGATTCATTACAGCACTACAGCAAGGTGTAACCATCATCATCACCTTAATTACAGCAGGGTTGCTGTGTAATGGTTCACCGGGAATTGGAAAAACCTCGGTTCGATTTTAGTTGGTTAACTCCCGGATTTTGCTCCGCTTTATTCGGCGCTCTTCCCGGGCTTTCGATAACTTCATTTCCCGCTCTTCAAATATTTCTTTCTGCTTCCCATCCAGCATTTGCCCGGGTGTGATAAATCCAAGCGAACTGTGTAAGCGGATCGTGTTGTAATAGGTAACATATTCATCAATATTCCGACGAGCTTCATCCTGAGTTTCTGCACTTCTGGGACGAATGCATTCGGTTTTCAGACTTTTATGATAACGCTCAAGCTTACCGTTGCTCTGCGGATAATACGGGCTGGTTCTCACATGCGTCATGCCTGTCAGACGAATAAACTCCTTGAAATCCCGGGCGATGAACTGCGGGCCGTTATCACTTATAATTCTCGGAGCCGCATCAGGATATTTTTCTCTCGCACGCTGAAGAATCAGCTCTAC from Verrucomicrobia bacterium S94 carries:
- a CDS encoding PEP-CTERM sorting domain-containing protein; translated protein: MPSFEIYTIANQKEYVASIPEPSSVVLLIAGVGVLFLAKKNFQPVVRVYGGRRLLIK